A genomic stretch from Lathyrus oleraceus cultivar Zhongwan6 chromosome 2, CAAS_Psat_ZW6_1.0, whole genome shotgun sequence includes:
- the LOC127121476 gene encoding lectin 8-like, producing MANSKTKLLATQTIFSLFLLTILLLITNVKSDSFSFTFPKFDPDTNSILLDGDANTRDGVLQLTKKDQLGKPSPHSVGISLFFGAIHLSDKNSGKVAEFTTEFSFVVNPKGSQLHGDGFTFFLASLDFEFPDNSTDGGFLGLFDKETAFNNSKNSIVAVEFDSFRNEWDPPLGNSAHIGIDINTIESSIAAPWPINSQPEGSIGKARISYDTATQELRAAVSYPNSPVEVGVVISYPVDFAAVLSEWVLVGFSGATGQLAETHDILSWSFTSNL from the coding sequence ATGGCGAATTCCAAAACAAAACTCCTTGCAACACAAACTATCTTCTCTCTTTTCCTCTTAACAATTCTCTTGTTAATCACCAATGTCAAATCCGACTCATTTTCTTTCACCTTCCCCAAATTTGACCCGGACACCAACAGCATACTCCTCGACGGAGATGCTAACACAAGAGATGGAGTACTACAGCTCACCAAAAAAGACCAACTTGGCAAACCATCTCCACATAGTGTTGGCATATCTTTATTCTTCGGAGCCATACATCTCTCCGATAAAAACAGCGGCAAAGTCGCTGAATTCACCACCGAGTTTTCTTTTGTTGTAAACCCGAAGGGCTCACAGCTTCATGGGGATGGTTTCACATTCTTTCTTGCTTCATTAGATTTTGAGTTTCCTGATAATTCAACCGATGGTGGATTCCTTGGACTTTTCGATAAAGAAACCGCGTTCAATAACTCCAAGAACTCTATCGTGGCCGTTGAGTTTGATAGTTTTAGAAACGAATGGGACCCTCCCTTAGGGAACTCAGCTCATATAGGAATCGACATCAACACGATTGAGTCTTCGATCGCTGCTCCATGGCCAATCAATAGTCAGCCGGAAGGATCCATAGGAAAGGCGCGAATCAGTTATGATACTGCTACGCAAGAACTGAGGGCAGCTGTGAGCTATCCAAATAGTCCTGTTGAAGTTGGTGTTGTTATATCTTATCCGGTTGATTTTGCGGCGGTTCTGTCGGAATGGGTTCTTGTTGGTTTTTCTGGTGCTACCGGTCAACTTGCTGAAACACATGACATTCTCTCTTGGTCTTTTACTTCGAACTTGTAG
- the LOC127121474 gene encoding lectin 10-like, whose product MSLSSTLVKIFITSLFLQYINVKSQSETVSFSITRFEEENPDISYRGDALISDGILRLTKTDQSDKPLPNSVGRATHVTPIHIWDKTSGELADFSTGFSFIVNTNNAPLHGDGFAFFIGPLHSDIPKNSSGGYLGLFNPETAHVPSQNPIIAIEFDGFTNDWDPPSSFQSPHIGIDIGAIDSIAYTLWPINFVPRNALGEASINYNSESKRLSVFVAYPGTQWNSTSVSFDVDLRSVLPEWVRVGFSGATGELVETHDIVNWSFESAL is encoded by the coding sequence ATGTCTCTTTCTTCAACACTCGTTAAAATCTTCATTACTTCTCTTTTCCTACAATACATCAATGTCAAGTCACAATCAGAAACTGTTTCTTTCAGCATAACTCGGTTCGAGGAAGAAAATCCCGACATATCATATCGGGGTGATGCCTTAATCTCCGATGGCATTTTAAGATTAACAAAAACCGACCAATCTGATAAACCACTCCCAAACAGCGTTGGACGAGCAACACATGTTACGCCAATTCACATTTGGGATAAAACCAGTGGAGAGCTAGCAGATTTCTCCACTGGTTTCTCCTTTATCGTGAACACAAACAATGCACCACTTCACGGAGACGGATTTGCTTTCTTTATAGGACCACTTCATTCCGATATACCAAAAAATTCAAGTGGTGGCTATCTTGGTCTTTTTAACCCGGAAACCGCACACGTTCCATCTCAAAATCCAATAATAGCTATTGAATTTGATGGTTTTACAAATGATTGGGATCCTCCTTCGTCGTTTCAATCTCCTCACATAGGTATTGATATCGGGGCGATTGATTCAATTGCATATACATTGTGGCCTATTAACTTTGTGCCAAGAAATGCTTTAGGAGAAGCTAGTATAAATTATAATTCTGAGTCTAAAAGATTGAGTGTGTTTGTGGCTTATCCTGGGACTCAGTGGAACTCAACTAGTGTCTCTTTTGATGTTGATTTGAGAAGTGTTCTTCCTGAATGGGTTAGAGTTGGATTCTCAGGTGCTACAGGAGAGTTGGTTGAAACACATGATATTGTTAATTGGTCTTTTGAATCAGCTTTGTAA
- the LOC127121475 gene encoding lectin 8-like yields the protein MANSNPKLIATQTIFSLFLLTFLLLITNVNSESFSFNLPEFNNRSKNIALGGDAKIVGGVLQLTKKDQLGKPSPHSYGLSAFSEAIRLSDKTSGKVADFTTEFSFVVDPKGSQLHGDGFTFFIASVGFEFPDNSSSEGGFLGLFDKETAFNSSKNSIVAVEFDSFRNEWDPPLENSAHIGIDINTIESSIAGPWPINSQPEGSIGKARISYDTATQELRAAVSYPNSPVEVGVVISYPVDFAAVLSEWVLVGFSGATGELAETHDILSWSFTSNL from the coding sequence ATGGCCAACTCCAATCCAAAACTCATTGCAACACAAACCATCTTCTCTCTTTTCCTTTTAACTTTTCTGTTGTTGATTACCAATGTCAACTCAGAATCATTTTCTTTCAACTTGCCAGAGTTTAACAACCGTTCCAAAAACATAGCCCTAGGCGGTGATGCCAAAATAGTTGGTGGAGTACTACAACTCACCAAAAAGGACCAACTTGGAAAACCATCTCCACATAGTTATGGCCTCTCCGCATTCTCTGAAGCTATTCGTCTCTCCGACAAAACAAGTGGTAAAGTCGCTGACTTTACCACCGAGTTTTCTTTTGTTGTGGACCCGAAGGGTTCACAGCTTCATGGCGACGGTTTCACGTTCTTTATTGCATCAGTTGGTTTTGAGTTTCCAGACAACTCATCATCAGAGGGTGGATTCCTTGGACTTTTTGATAAAGAAACCGCGTTCAATAGCTCCAAGAACTCTATTGTTGCCGTTGAGTTTGATAGTTTTAGAAACGAATGGGACCCTCCCTTAGAGAACTCAGCTCATATAGGAATCGACATCAACACGATCGAGTCTTCGATTGCTGGTCCATGGCCAATCAATAGTCAGCCGGAAGGATCCATAGGAAAGGCGCGAATCAGTTATGATACTGCCACGCAAGAACTGAGGGCAGCTGTGAGCTATCCAAATAGTCCTGTTGAAGTTGGTGTTGTTATATCTTATCCGGTTGATTTTGCGGCGGTTCTGTCGGAATGGGTCCTTGTTGGTTTTTCTGGTGCTACCGGTGAACTTGCTGAAACACATGACATTCTCTCTTGGTCTTTTACTTCGAACTTGTAG